A window of the Pecten maximus chromosome 19, xPecMax1.1, whole genome shotgun sequence genome harbors these coding sequences:
- the LOC117317876 gene encoding trypsin beta-like: protein MKIIVLVCLLSFVAGELEFVHPNAHLIEEAHAALLSGKSSRIINGDDVQIDNYPWQASLQFGSSHICGAAVVSSKVAITAAHCLNPNAQPNAYNIRVGSTLYSGSQGTVIPVDNFIIHEAYDGNTGGFPNDIAILLFSEDITGTNKATAVPIPTDDSTFAGSKCQITGWGITESGGISDVLQKADTTVLTRSVCRSKWGNSILSSHVCVFNEDNGACNGDSGGPLTCSGTLVGVTSWGINGCDTGYYPSVYTRISSYRELD, encoded by the exons ATGAAGATAATCGTATTGGTGTGTTTGTTGTCCTTTGTGG CTGGTGAATTGGAATTTGTCCACCCCAATGCTCACTTGATCGAGGAAGCACAT GCTGCCTTGCTGTCAGGAAAGAGTTCTAGGATAATCAATGGCGATGACGTCCAAATTGACAACTACCCCTGGCAAGCTTCTCTCCAGTTTGGCTCTAGCCACATATGTGGCGCTGCCGTCGTGTCGTCTAAAGTAGCTATCACTGCTGCACATTGCCTCAACCCTAATGCACAACCTAA cGCATATAATATCCGAGTTGGATCGACCCTCTATTCTGGCAGCCAAGGGACTGTCATTCCAGTAGACAATTTTATAATA CATGAAGCTTACGATGGGAACACTGGCGGATTTCCCAACGATATAGCAATCCTCCTGTTTAGCGAAGACATAACAGGCACAAACAAGGCTACAGCTGTTCCCATACCCACCGACGACAGCACATTCGCTGGTAGCAAGTGTCAAATCACCGGATGGGGCATTACAGAAAGCGGTG GTATATCAGATGTCTTGCAGAAGGCAGACACAACCGTTTTGACTAGGTCTGTTTGCAGATCGAAATGGGGCAATTCAATACTTAGTTCCCATGTGTGTGTATTCAACGAAGATAATGGTGCATGCAAT GGTGACAGCGGCGGTCCTCTGACATGTTCCGGGACACTTGTTGGCGTGACATCTTGGGGCATAAACGGATGTGACACTGGGTATTACCCCAGTGTGTACACACGGATAAGCAGCTACAGAGAATTGGATTAA